One window of Bacillus thermozeamaize genomic DNA carries:
- a CDS encoding cytoplasmic protein, producing the protein MGFFDGLMGNASEMNLQKVQNEFGRILAREERIEKAYRLIRDLFIFTNKRLILIDKQGITGKKMAYHSIPYRSIVQFSIETAGHFDLDAELKIWISGSELPIQKQFNRSLDIYELQRVLAEYVLK; encoded by the coding sequence GTGGGGTTTTTTGACGGCCTGATGGGAAACGCTTCGGAGATGAATTTGCAGAAGGTTCAAAACGAGTTCGGCAGAATTCTGGCAAGAGAGGAGCGGATTGAGAAGGCGTATCGATTGATTCGCGATCTGTTTATCTTTACGAACAAACGCTTGATTTTGATTGATAAACAGGGGATCACAGGGAAAAAGATGGCGTATCACTCCATTCCGTACCGGAGCATTGTCCAATTCAGCATCGAAACGGCGGGCCATTTTGACCTGGATGCCGAGTTGAAAATCTGGATTTCGGGCAGCGAGCTCCCGATTCAAAAGCAATTTAACCGGAGCCTGGACATTTACGAGCTGCAGCGGGTGCTGGCGGAGTATGTCTTAAAGTGA
- a CDS encoding tRNA-specific adenosine deaminase, with protein MLRERDAEDRRWMREAILEAEKAASIGEVPIGAVIVRDGVIVGRGHNLRETGKDPTAHAEILALRQASSTLGGWRLPRAVMYVTLEPCPMCAGALVQARVERLVFGARDPKAGCAGTLLNLVQFPSFNHQLQVTEGVLSDECSELLRRFFRQLRQKS; from the coding sequence ATGTTGCGTGAGCGGGATGCTGAGGATCGGCGCTGGATGCGTGAAGCCATATTGGAGGCGGAGAAGGCGGCCAGCATCGGCGAGGTGCCGATTGGCGCGGTGATTGTGCGGGACGGCGTGATCGTCGGGCGGGGACACAATTTGCGGGAGACGGGGAAGGATCCGACCGCGCATGCGGAGATCCTGGCGCTCCGTCAGGCCAGCAGCACCCTGGGAGGGTGGCGGCTGCCGCGGGCTGTCATGTACGTGACGTTGGAGCCGTGTCCCATGTGCGCGGGCGCGCTTGTTCAGGCCAGGGTGGAGCGGTTGGTTTTCGGCGCCCGCGATCCCAAGGCAGGTTGTGCCGGTACGTTGCTGAACCTGGTCCAGTTCCCGTCGTTCAATCATCAACTGCAGGTGACAGAAGGCGTGCTGAGCGACGAATGTTCGGAGTTGTTGAGGCGTTTTTTCCGCCAGCTGCGGCAGAAGTCGTGA